The window TCATTGTGCCCAGGTACTGATGAGATGGCTAAAGGCAAGCGCGACTGCAAGGGCAAGCATGTACCTTTATAACACCGAAGAAGATATTGACAGGCTTGTTGAAGGCCTTGTCAAAACAAAGGAGTATTTCAGCGATGTCTTCTAATAACTTGGATCAGTTATACCGCCGGGTCATCATGGACCACTACAAGAACCCTCGCAATAAAGGGGTAATTGAAGATGGAAGCCTGACGGTCAATATGAACAACCCAACATGCGGCGACCGGATCCAGCTTACAATGAACGTTGAAGACGGTATTGTGACCGAATCAAAATTTGAAGGAGAAGGCTGCTCAATCTCAATGTCTTCTGCTTCAATGATGACACAGGCGATCAAAGGGAAGCCAATTGAAGATGCCCTGAAGCTTTCGACCATTTTTTCTGATATGATGCAAGGCAAGGATTATGATGATTCATTTGATCTTGGCGACATTGAGGCGCTCTCGGGCGTTTCGAAGTTCCCGGCTCGGATTAAATGTGCTACGCTTGCATGGAAGGCTATGGAGAAAGGTCTAGGGGATCAAAAGAAAGAGTAGGATCCGCTTGAGGGCTGATTGGCCCTTTCCGGTTTTCAGAATAAAGCTTGTTTTACCAGGCTTTACTACATTGGGCTAAAACGGCAGCAAAATTTTGAGAACTTGCCTTGTGTTTTTTGGTAAATTTTCAAAAACTGCCTGGCGCCTATGAATGGAGGAATATGGAGATGGCTAAAAAAGCGCCAGAAATCGGCGATTACAAATATGGCTTTGCAGACCGTGACGTTTCCATCTTCCGGTCTAAGCGCGGCCTGACGCGCGAGATCGTTGAGGAAATCTCGAAAATGAAAGAAGAGCCGCAATGGATGCTCGATTTCCGCCTGAAATCGCTTGAGCAATTCTATGCGAGACCAATGCCTCAGTGGGGCGGCGACCTGAATACTTTGAATTTCGATGAAATTACGTATTATGTCAAGCCTTCCGAAAAAACAGAGCGGTCCTGGGATGAGGTACCTGAAGAAA is drawn from Bacillus sp. FJAT-18017 and contains these coding sequences:
- the sufU gene encoding Fe-S cluster assembly sulfur transfer protein SufU, giving the protein MSSNNLDQLYRRVIMDHYKNPRNKGVIEDGSLTVNMNNPTCGDRIQLTMNVEDGIVTESKFEGEGCSISMSSASMMTQAIKGKPIEDALKLSTIFSDMMQGKDYDDSFDLGDIEALSGVSKFPARIKCATLAWKAMEKGLGDQKKE